In Aquipuribacter nitratireducens, the following proteins share a genomic window:
- a CDS encoding DUF4245 family protein: protein MSEQARPPRRGARGTALDMVRSLAVILVLVAGVLVLAPMPGEVRQPAVDTTVALAAADAARAEVGLEPVLPLGGPAPEGAAAATPSGQAVTVVTLGEGWQVDYARSQVVEDVPTWRVGLLSPDDRRVDVEQARDVTERWLARADDASVLDAAEPLEVGGTTWWRYTRGDDRTTYRFDGPAGTTTLVHAADDVPALVDVVEAVSPVLNGR, encoded by the coding sequence GTGAGCGAGCAGGCCCGGCCCCCGCGGCGCGGTGCGCGCGGCACCGCCCTCGACATGGTGCGCAGCCTCGCGGTCATCCTCGTGCTCGTGGCCGGCGTCCTCGTCCTCGCGCCGATGCCGGGCGAGGTGCGCCAGCCCGCGGTCGACACGACCGTCGCGCTCGCGGCCGCGGACGCCGCCCGAGCCGAGGTGGGCCTCGAGCCCGTCCTGCCGCTGGGCGGTCCGGCGCCGGAGGGAGCGGCGGCCGCGACCCCGTCGGGGCAGGCCGTCACCGTCGTCACCCTCGGCGAGGGCTGGCAGGTGGACTACGCCCGCAGCCAGGTGGTCGAGGACGTGCCGACGTGGCGGGTGGGGCTGCTGTCGCCGGACGACCGCCGCGTCGACGTCGAGCAGGCCCGCGACGTCACAGAGCGGTGGCTCGCGCGGGCGGACGACGCGTCGGTGCTCGACGCGGCGGAGCCGCTCGAGGTCGGCGGGACCACGTGGTGGCGCTACACGCGCGGCGACGACCGGACGACGTACCGGTTCGACGGACCGGCGGGCACGACGACGCTCGTGCACGCCGCCGACGACGTGCCCGCCCTCGTCGACGTCGTCGAGGCCGTCAGCCCGGTCCTCAACGGACGCTGA
- a CDS encoding sulfite exporter TauE/SafE family protein, which produces MTGLDDPVVAVACLLAVGLGALVQGVLGFGLALLSVPVLALLAPELVPVAVLVAVLPLTVLQAVRERAHLDLRGLGWALVGRVPGGAVGALAVAWLPVRGLQVLVAAVVLLAVAASVRADRRVEAPGAPARARPGRSPRRTSLTLAGALSGVGGTTAGIGGPPMAIAYRNAAGGTLRATLATFFLVGALLSIGSLVAVGEVSRADLVAGAVLVPAVLVGYVAAAPLRRRLAAGRLRRGVLGLSAVAGTALLAQAALG; this is translated from the coding sequence GTGACGGGTCTCGACGACCCGGTCGTCGCCGTCGCCTGCCTCCTCGCCGTCGGCCTCGGCGCGCTCGTCCAGGGCGTCCTTGGCTTCGGCCTCGCGCTGCTCTCCGTCCCCGTCCTCGCGCTCCTCGCCCCGGAGCTGGTCCCGGTGGCCGTCCTCGTCGCCGTCCTGCCCCTCACGGTGCTCCAGGCCGTCCGGGAACGCGCGCACCTCGACCTCCGTGGACTGGGCTGGGCCCTCGTCGGGCGGGTCCCCGGTGGCGCGGTCGGCGCCCTCGCGGTGGCGTGGCTGCCCGTGCGCGGGCTCCAGGTGCTCGTCGCCGCCGTGGTCCTCCTCGCCGTCGCGGCCTCGGTCCGGGCCGACCGGCGGGTCGAGGCCCCGGGCGCGCCCGCGCGTGCCCGACCGGGACGCTCCCCGCGCCGCACCTCCCTCACGCTCGCGGGCGCACTCAGCGGCGTCGGCGGTACGACCGCCGGGATCGGCGGGCCGCCGATGGCGATCGCCTACCGCAACGCCGCGGGCGGCACCCTCCGGGCGACGCTCGCGACGTTCTTCCTGGTCGGGGCGCTGCTGAGCATCGGCTCGCTCGTCGCCGTCGGCGAGGTGAGCCGCGCCGACCTCGTCGCCGGCGCCGTCCTCGTCCCGGCCGTGCTCGTCGGGTACGTCGCGGCCGCGCCGCTGCGCCGCCGGCTCGCCGCCGGTCGGCTGCGCCGTGGCGTCCTCGGGCTGTCCGCCGTGGCGGGGACGGCGCTGCTCGCCCAGGCCGCTCTCGGCTGA
- the ychF gene encoding redox-regulated ATPase YchF encodes MALTIGIVGLPNVGKSTLFNALTANDVLAANYPFATIEPNVGVVPLPDPRLAVLARLFDSERVVPATVSFVDIAGIVKGASEGQGLGNKFLANIREADAICQVIRAFVDDDVTHVDGRVDPAADIETINTELVLADLQTVENALPRLEKEVRGKKADPAVLEAARAAEAALSDGLPLSTAVKAGRLEPAHLRELGLLTTKPFLYVFNVDPASLGDDPAALAARERLQQLVAPAEAIFLDAQLESELAGLDADDAAELLAESGQSEPGLHQLARVGFATLGLQTYLTAGPKESRAWTIPQGATAPEAAGVIHTDFQRGFIKAEVVSYDDLVDAGSMTEAKSRGRVRMEGKDYVMADGDVVEFRFNV; translated from the coding sequence GTGGCTCTGACCATCGGCATCGTCGGCCTTCCCAACGTCGGCAAGTCCACCCTCTTCAACGCGCTCACCGCCAACGACGTGCTCGCGGCGAACTACCCGTTCGCCACCATCGAGCCCAACGTCGGCGTGGTGCCGCTGCCCGACCCGCGCCTGGCGGTGCTGGCCCGGCTGTTCGACAGCGAGCGGGTCGTCCCCGCGACCGTGTCGTTCGTCGACATCGCCGGCATCGTGAAGGGGGCGAGCGAGGGACAGGGCCTGGGGAACAAGTTCCTCGCGAACATCCGCGAGGCGGACGCGATCTGCCAGGTGATCCGCGCGTTCGTCGACGACGACGTCACGCACGTCGACGGCCGAGTCGACCCCGCGGCCGACATCGAGACGATCAACACCGAGCTCGTCCTCGCCGACCTCCAGACCGTCGAGAACGCGCTGCCGCGCCTGGAGAAGGAGGTGAGGGGCAAGAAGGCCGACCCCGCCGTCCTCGAGGCCGCCCGAGCTGCCGAGGCGGCGCTGAGCGACGGGCTGCCGCTCTCCACCGCGGTGAAGGCGGGTCGGCTCGAGCCCGCGCACCTCCGTGAGCTGGGCCTGCTCACCACGAAGCCGTTCCTCTACGTCTTCAACGTCGACCCCGCGAGCCTCGGCGACGACCCGGCGGCGCTCGCCGCCCGTGAGCGTCTCCAGCAGCTCGTCGCACCGGCCGAGGCGATCTTCCTCGACGCCCAGCTGGAGTCCGAGCTCGCCGGCCTCGACGCCGACGACGCGGCCGAGCTGCTCGCCGAGTCCGGCCAGAGCGAACCGGGGCTGCACCAGCTCGCGCGCGTCGGCTTCGCGACGCTCGGGCTGCAGACCTACCTGACCGCGGGCCCGAAGGAGTCCCGGGCCTGGACGATCCCGCAGGGCGCGACGGCGCCGGAGGCGGCCGGCGTCATCCACACCGACTTCCAGCGCGGCTTCATCAAGGCGGAGGTCGTGTCCTACGACGACCTCGTCGACGCGGGCTCGATGACGGAGGCGAAGTCGCGGGGCAGGGTCCGCATGGAGGGCAAGGACTACGTGATGGCGGACGGCGACGTCGTCGAGTTCCGGTTCAACGTGTGA
- a CDS encoding AsnC family transcriptional regulator has product MAAAVEGTPPARARPWTFLSNHGHVLVQVSRDPEARLRDIAAGVGITERAAQSILVDLEQGGYVSKTRVGRRNSYRVHDDLPFRHPAESAHAVGELLRIFSDAEAPAG; this is encoded by the coding sequence ATGGCCGCTGCGGTGGAGGGCACCCCGCCCGCGCGGGCGCGCCCGTGGACATTCCTGTCCAACCACGGCCACGTCCTCGTGCAGGTGAGCCGCGACCCGGAGGCGAGGCTGCGGGACATCGCCGCGGGGGTGGGGATCACCGAGCGCGCGGCGCAGTCCATCCTCGTCGACCTCGAGCAGGGCGGGTACGTGTCGAAGACCCGGGTCGGGCGCCGCAACTCCTACCGCGTCCACGACGACCTGCCGTTCCGGCACCCGGCGGAGTCCGCCCACGCGGTCGGTGAGCTGCTCCGCATCTTCAGCGACGCCGAGGCCCCGGCGGGCTGA
- a CDS encoding 4-hydroxy-3-methylbut-2-enyl diphosphate reductase, whose protein sequence is MTEPRKRVLLAAPRGYCAGVDRAVVAVEKALELYGPPVYVRKQIVHNKHVVETLAARGAVFVDETDEVPEGARVVFSAHGVSPQVHAEAARRMLQTIDATCPLVTKVHREAVRFADDDFDILLIGHAGHEEVEGTAGEAPERIQLVDGPDDVDGVVVRDPSRVVWLSQTTLSVDETMETVRRLRERFPEMQDPPSDDICYATQNRQVAVKKVARDAELVVVVGSANSSNSVRLVEVALENGAQASYRVDNARELDEAWLEGVETVGVTSGASVPEILVREVLDWLAERGYGDCEEVVTAEEDLLFSLPKELRRDIKQAKLAQAAAKA, encoded by the coding sequence GTGACCGAACCCCGCAAGCGTGTCCTCCTGGCCGCCCCCCGCGGGTACTGCGCCGGCGTCGACCGGGCCGTCGTGGCCGTCGAGAAGGCGCTCGAGCTGTACGGCCCGCCCGTCTACGTCCGCAAGCAGATCGTCCACAACAAGCACGTCGTGGAGACCCTCGCGGCGCGCGGGGCGGTGTTCGTCGACGAGACCGACGAGGTGCCCGAGGGCGCGCGCGTGGTCTTCAGCGCCCACGGGGTGTCCCCGCAGGTCCACGCGGAGGCCGCGCGCCGGATGCTGCAGACGATCGATGCGACGTGCCCCCTCGTCACGAAGGTGCACCGCGAGGCCGTCCGCTTCGCCGACGACGACTTCGACATCCTCCTCATCGGCCACGCCGGGCACGAGGAGGTCGAGGGCACCGCGGGCGAGGCGCCGGAGCGGATCCAGCTCGTCGACGGCCCCGACGACGTCGACGGCGTCGTCGTCCGCGACCCGTCCCGCGTCGTGTGGCTGTCCCAGACCACCCTGAGCGTCGACGAGACGATGGAGACCGTCCGCCGGCTGCGGGAGCGCTTCCCCGAGATGCAGGACCCGCCGAGCGACGACATCTGCTACGCCACCCAGAACCGGCAGGTGGCGGTCAAGAAGGTCGCGCGGGACGCCGAGCTCGTCGTCGTCGTGGGCTCGGCCAACTCCTCCAACAGCGTCCGGCTCGTCGAGGTGGCGCTGGAGAACGGCGCCCAGGCCTCCTACCGGGTCGACAACGCCCGCGAGCTCGACGAGGCGTGGCTCGAGGGTGTCGAGACGGTGGGCGTGACCTCCGGTGCGTCGGTGCCCGAGATCCTCGTCCGCGAGGTCCTCGACTGGCTCGCGGAGCGCGGGTACGGCGACTGCGAGGAGGTCGTCACCGCCGAGGAGGACCTCCTGTTCTCCCTGCCCAAGGAGCTGCGGCGCGACATCAAGCAGGCGAAGCTCGCGCAGGCCGCGGCCAAGGCCTGA
- a CDS encoding DNA recombination protein RmuC — protein MDVVVSTGPLLLAAVVGLVLGAVGAVVVLRPRAAAVRAGVTAERDLLRGRVADLQAALGDRDEHARALGPLSSALARVERQVATLERDRVDQYAGLREQVRGLLEASEALRGETATLSGALRSPNARGSWGEVHLRRVVEHAGMLARVDFSQQVSGTTASGALVRPDLVVHLPGGKHVVVDAKAPMAAFLEQRHTDHARALRTHVDALAAKEYWTAVAGSPELVVCFVPGEAFLAAACEADPALLEAAMAKRVVLATPTTLLALLRTVALTWQQESLAGAAREVHEVGRELYTRLGTLGNRTAKLGRDLQRSVDDYNALVATLETRVLVTARRMHDLDVVADELAALDPVDSVPRGLTAPELLEGPDGADALTGTDGRRRAG, from the coding sequence ATGGACGTCGTGGTGTCAACGGGGCCGCTCCTCCTCGCGGCTGTCGTCGGGCTGGTCCTCGGCGCCGTCGGTGCGGTCGTGGTGCTCCGGCCCCGCGCGGCCGCCGTCCGGGCCGGGGTCACGGCGGAGCGCGACCTGCTCCGCGGCCGGGTGGCCGACCTGCAGGCGGCGCTCGGGGACCGCGACGAGCACGCCCGCGCCCTCGGTCCCCTGTCCTCCGCGCTGGCGCGCGTCGAGCGGCAGGTCGCCACCCTCGAGCGCGACCGCGTCGACCAGTACGCGGGGCTGCGCGAGCAGGTGCGCGGCCTGCTGGAGGCGAGCGAGGCGCTCCGGGGCGAGACCGCGACCCTGTCCGGGGCCCTGCGCTCCCCCAACGCCCGCGGGTCGTGGGGCGAGGTCCACCTGCGGCGGGTCGTGGAGCACGCGGGCATGCTCGCCCGGGTCGACTTCTCCCAGCAGGTGAGCGGGACCACGGCCTCCGGGGCCCTGGTCCGCCCGGACCTCGTCGTCCACCTGCCCGGCGGCAAGCACGTCGTCGTCGACGCCAAGGCCCCGATGGCGGCGTTCCTCGAGCAGCGTCACACCGACCACGCACGGGCTCTCCGCACGCACGTCGACGCCCTCGCCGCGAAGGAGTACTGGACCGCCGTGGCCGGCTCCCCCGAGCTCGTCGTGTGCTTCGTGCCGGGTGAGGCCTTCCTCGCGGCGGCGTGCGAGGCCGACCCCGCTCTGCTGGAGGCGGCCATGGCGAAGCGGGTCGTGCTCGCGACCCCCACCACGCTGCTCGCGCTGCTGCGCACCGTGGCCCTCACGTGGCAGCAGGAGTCGCTCGCGGGAGCCGCGCGCGAGGTCCACGAGGTCGGTCGCGAGCTCTACACGCGACTCGGGACGCTGGGGAACCGGACCGCGAAGCTCGGGCGGGACCTCCAGCGGTCGGTCGACGACTACAACGCCCTCGTCGCGACGCTGGAGACCCGCGTGCTCGTGACCGCCCGCCGGATGCACGACCTCGACGTCGTCGCCGACGAGCTCGCCGCCCTCGACCCGGTCGACTCCGTCCCACGCGGGCTGACGGCACCGGAGCTGCTGGAGGGCCCGGACGGGGCGGACGCGCTCACCGGGACCGACGGTCGGCGGCGCGCGGGCTGA
- a CDS encoding exodeoxyribonuclease VII small subunit codes for MTYEAARDELVDVVRRLESGGADLEESLRLWERGEALAARCQEVLDGALRRLDEGARAD; via the coding sequence ATGACGTACGAGGCGGCGCGCGACGAGCTCGTGGACGTCGTGCGACGCCTCGAGTCCGGCGGCGCCGACCTCGAGGAGTCGCTGCGGCTGTGGGAACGCGGCGAGGCGCTCGCCGCCCGGTGCCAGGAGGTGCTGGACGGCGCCCTGCGACGACTCGACGAGGGAGCCCGCGCGGACTGA
- a CDS encoding carbonic anhydrase, with translation MTPDEAWRTLTEGNRRFAEDRAERPNADLGTRRAAVAGQAPFAAVLGCSDSRVAAELVFDRGLGDLFVVRTAGHVVDTAVLGSLEFAVDALGVALVVVLGHHSCGAVAAAVATDAGGPAPGGFVRDVVDLVTPSVHEAAGRGRSQVDEVVRTHAEVTAHALLARSDVLRERTDGGGLGVVAAAYDLAEGVVAPVWSRGVTTT, from the coding sequence GTGACACCCGACGAGGCGTGGCGGACCCTGACGGAGGGCAACCGCAGGTTCGCGGAGGACCGTGCCGAGCGCCCCAACGCCGACCTCGGGACGCGCCGCGCGGCGGTTGCCGGCCAGGCACCGTTCGCCGCGGTCCTCGGGTGCAGCGACTCCCGCGTGGCGGCCGAGCTCGTGTTCGACCGCGGTCTCGGCGACCTCTTCGTCGTCCGCACCGCCGGCCACGTCGTCGACACCGCGGTGCTGGGGTCGCTGGAGTTCGCCGTCGACGCGCTCGGGGTGGCCCTCGTCGTCGTCCTCGGCCACCACTCCTGCGGCGCCGTGGCGGCCGCGGTCGCCACCGACGCCGGCGGCCCGGCGCCCGGCGGCTTCGTCCGCGACGTCGTCGACCTCGTCACCCCGAGCGTGCACGAGGCGGCCGGGCGGGGCCGGAGCCAGGTCGACGAGGTCGTCCGCACCCACGCCGAGGTGACGGCCCACGCGCTCCTCGCCCGCTCCGACGTCCTGCGCGAGCGCACCGACGGCGGCGGGCTCGGGGTCGTCGCGGCCGCCTACGACCTCGCCGAGGGCGTCGTCGCACCCGTGTGGTCCCGCGGCGTCACGACCACCTGA
- the xseA gene encoding exodeoxyribonuclease VII large subunit, which yields MSRVPDPLPDRAADTTAERPWPLRLLAHNIGVYVDRMPALWVEAQVVSLARRSGLAFLDVRDTDTDTRMSAVVPLRTLDAAGPGVREGARVVLRVQVRFHTGRGTLSLFVVVVRPVGEGELLARLEQLRRTLAGEGLFDPARKRPLPFLPRAVGLVCGRGSAAERDVVDNARRRWPAVRVVVREVAVQGPLAVTEVGEALAALDADAGVDVIVVARGGGSTEDLLPFSNEALVRAVAACRTPVVSAIGHETDTPLLDLVADVRASTPTDAARRVVPDATEEARLLAEARGRGHQAVRRRVEREREALTDLRSRPALRDLRTLFADRRRAVVELRERGHGAARRTARRHAETLTATLAHLRAVSPGATLARGYAVVRGADGHVLTDARRAAAGDTVHVALAGGALEARVTTVDPTPRSNP from the coding sequence ATGAGCCGCGTCCCCGACCCGTTGCCCGACCGCGCGGCGGACACCACCGCCGAGCGGCCGTGGCCGCTGCGGCTCCTCGCGCACAACATCGGGGTGTACGTCGACAGGATGCCGGCGCTGTGGGTCGAGGCCCAGGTCGTGTCCCTGGCCCGCCGGTCGGGCCTGGCCTTCCTCGACGTCCGCGACACCGACACCGACACCCGCATGTCGGCGGTCGTCCCCCTCCGCACCCTCGACGCCGCCGGGCCGGGCGTCCGGGAGGGGGCCCGGGTCGTGCTGCGGGTGCAGGTCCGCTTCCACACCGGCCGGGGGACGCTGTCGCTCTTCGTCGTCGTCGTGCGGCCGGTCGGCGAGGGCGAGCTCCTCGCCCGGCTCGAGCAGCTGCGTCGCACACTCGCCGGCGAGGGCCTCTTCGACCCCGCGCGGAAGCGGCCGCTGCCGTTCCTGCCCCGCGCCGTCGGCCTCGTGTGCGGGCGCGGCAGCGCCGCCGAGCGGGACGTAGTGGACAACGCGCGCCGCCGCTGGCCCGCCGTGCGGGTCGTCGTGCGGGAGGTCGCCGTGCAGGGTCCGCTCGCCGTCACCGAGGTCGGCGAGGCGCTCGCCGCGCTCGACGCCGACGCCGGCGTCGACGTCATCGTCGTGGCCCGCGGCGGCGGGTCGACCGAGGACCTGCTCCCCTTCAGCAACGAGGCGCTCGTGCGGGCGGTCGCCGCGTGCCGCACCCCCGTCGTGTCCGCCATCGGCCACGAGACGGACACACCCCTGCTCGACCTCGTCGCCGACGTACGCGCGTCGACACCGACGGACGCCGCCCGCCGGGTCGTGCCCGACGCCACCGAGGAGGCCCGGCTCCTCGCCGAGGCCCGCGGCCGCGGGCACCAGGCGGTGCGACGCCGGGTCGAGCGCGAGCGCGAGGCGCTCACGGACCTGCGCTCCCGCCCGGCCCTGCGGGACCTGCGCACGCTCTTCGCCGACCGGCGGCGCGCGGTCGTCGAGCTCCGCGAGCGGGGCCACGGCGCGGCGCGACGGACCGCCCGGCGGCACGCCGAGACCCTGACGGCGACCCTCGCCCACCTGCGTGCGGTGTCGCCCGGCGCGACGCTGGCCCGCGGTTACGCCGTCGTGCGCGGCGCCGACGGGCACGTCCTCACCGACGCCCGGCGGGCCGCAGCCGGCGACACCGTCCACGTCGCGCTCGCCGGCGGCGCCCTCGAGGCCCGCGTGACGACCGTCGACCCCACCCCGAGGAGCAACCCGTGA
- a CDS encoding carbohydrate kinase family protein, which produces MARALVVGEALVDVVVGPEGQPLGRHPGGSPANVALGLARLGHRAELLTWVGEDDDGALVADHLRASGVTLVAGSRGAARTPTATARLDAGGVATYEFDLDPTLPTVDLDALTGHEGFDVVHTGSIAAVLGPGGAVAEGLLSRTRHRSTISYDPNTRPALMGEPDLALAKVLAYVGVADVVKVSDEDLAWLRPGVDPLDVAGAWLLRGPSLVVVTRGAGGADAVSAGGSVHVDTPPTAVVDTVGAGDAFMSGLLDGLAAQRLLGADRREALGAADADTLTAVLSHAARVAAITCSRPGADPPSRDELERSAP; this is translated from the coding sequence GTGGCACGGGCGCTGGTGGTCGGAGAGGCACTCGTCGACGTCGTCGTGGGGCCGGAGGGCCAGCCCCTCGGGCGTCACCCGGGCGGCAGTCCCGCGAACGTCGCGCTCGGCCTGGCCCGGCTCGGGCACCGCGCCGAGCTGCTGACGTGGGTGGGCGAGGACGACGACGGCGCGCTCGTCGCCGACCACCTGCGCGCCTCGGGCGTCACCCTCGTGGCCGGCTCGCGCGGCGCCGCGCGCACCCCGACCGCGACCGCGCGCCTGGACGCGGGCGGCGTCGCGACGTACGAGTTCGACCTCGACCCGACGCTGCCGACCGTCGACCTCGACGCGCTCACCGGCCACGAGGGCTTCGACGTCGTCCACACCGGGTCCATCGCCGCCGTGCTCGGCCCGGGCGGGGCCGTCGCGGAGGGCCTGCTGTCGCGGACGCGGCACCGCTCGACGATCTCCTACGACCCGAACACGCGGCCCGCGCTCATGGGCGAGCCCGACCTCGCGCTGGCGAAGGTGCTCGCCTACGTCGGGGTCGCCGACGTGGTGAAGGTGAGCGACGAGGACCTCGCGTGGCTGCGACCGGGCGTCGACCCGCTCGACGTCGCGGGCGCCTGGCTGCTGCGCGGGCCCTCGCTCGTCGTGGTGACCCGCGGCGCGGGCGGCGCGGACGCGGTGAGCGCCGGCGGCAGCGTCCACGTCGACACGCCCCCGACCGCCGTGGTCGACACCGTCGGCGCGGGCGACGCGTTCATGTCCGGTCTGCTCGACGGACTGGCCGCGCAGCGCCTCCTCGGCGCCGACCGCCGGGAGGCCCTCGGGGCGGCCGACGCCGACACGCTGACCGCCGTCCTGTCCCACGCCGCCCGGGTCGCGGCGATCACGTGCTCCCGGCCCGGGGCGGACCCGCCGAGCCGGGACGAGCTGGAGAGGAGCGCACCGTGA
- a CDS encoding ABC transporter family substrate-binding protein — protein MISTRKSAKYVALLAGSALVLSACATSGESDDEATVGGGAAETEPGDDASAPAAGGEGTFTWAYEQEIFSYNSDTADTNASANAVALNPVLRGFWYFGPDGSVVPDEEYGSFEVTSEDPLTIEYTFAEEAVWSDGEPIDCDDAVLYWAAQNGGFPEFSAAGNTGYEDHARPDCADGDKTFTVTYETPYADYAATYGAIKPAHILEQESGVEDIIAAVDAGDAAALTPAAEFWNTGWNFAPGEWNSDIALSSGPYLVDSWDAGQSITYTANPEWWGTPPASDTIVTRFIGQDAQAQALQNGEIQAMAPQPSPDLLAQLEAIGDAVEVEGQDQYTYEHWDFNFQGEFADPILREAFALCLPRQTMIDNLIAPLNPEAEVLNARFVFPFENGYQEVVDAAYADQSEQDIEAAAALLEENGLTGTTLRLGHNANPRRQQEAALIVDACGPSGAGFDVQDIGNENFFEADGELATGAFDVAQFAWAGSPLKSGSVSTFECVPEGEPKGNNNGYYCNEEVDALLEQLTQEPDPDAQLELVTQIETILWEDLATIPGFTFPGLLATASGVEGVVYNPTQADLTWNAWEWRNTAQ, from the coding sequence GTGATCAGCACCCGGAAGAGCGCGAAGTACGTCGCGCTGCTCGCCGGCTCCGCCCTCGTGCTCAGTGCGTGCGCGACCTCGGGCGAGTCGGACGACGAGGCCACGGTCGGCGGCGGCGCCGCCGAGACCGAGCCAGGCGACGACGCCAGCGCCCCTGCAGCCGGCGGTGAGGGCACCTTCACCTGGGCGTACGAGCAGGAGATCTTCTCGTACAACTCCGACACCGCGGACACCAACGCCAGCGCCAACGCGGTCGCCCTCAACCCCGTCCTGCGCGGCTTCTGGTACTTCGGGCCCGACGGCAGCGTCGTGCCCGACGAGGAGTACGGCTCGTTCGAGGTCACGAGCGAGGACCCGCTGACCATCGAGTACACGTTCGCCGAGGAGGCCGTCTGGTCCGACGGCGAGCCGATCGACTGCGACGACGCCGTCCTGTACTGGGCGGCCCAGAACGGCGGCTTCCCCGAGTTCTCCGCCGCCGGGAACACCGGCTACGAGGACCACGCCCGGCCCGACTGCGCCGACGGCGACAAGACCTTCACCGTCACGTACGAGACGCCGTACGCCGACTACGCGGCCACCTACGGCGCCATCAAGCCGGCTCACATCCTCGAGCAGGAGAGCGGCGTCGAGGACATCATCGCCGCCGTCGACGCGGGCGACGCGGCGGCCCTCACCCCGGCCGCCGAATTCTGGAACACCGGGTGGAACTTCGCGCCCGGCGAGTGGAACAGCGACATCGCGCTGTCCTCCGGTCCCTACCTCGTCGACAGCTGGGACGCCGGGCAGTCGATCACCTACACGGCGAACCCCGAGTGGTGGGGCACCCCGCCGGCCTCGGACACCATCGTCACGCGCTTCATCGGCCAGGACGCCCAGGCCCAGGCGCTGCAGAACGGCGAGATCCAGGCCATGGCCCCCCAGCCCAGCCCCGACCTGCTCGCGCAGCTCGAGGCGATCGGTGACGCGGTCGAGGTCGAGGGCCAGGACCAGTACACGTACGAGCACTGGGACTTCAACTTCCAGGGCGAGTTCGCGGACCCGATCCTCCGCGAGGCGTTCGCGCTGTGCCTGCCGCGCCAGACGATGATCGACAACCTCATCGCCCCGCTCAACCCCGAGGCCGAGGTGCTCAACGCGCGCTTCGTCTTCCCGTTCGAGAACGGGTACCAGGAGGTCGTCGACGCGGCCTACGCCGACCAGTCCGAGCAGGACATCGAGGCGGCCGCCGCGCTCCTCGAGGAGAACGGCCTCACCGGCACCACGCTGCGCCTCGGGCACAACGCGAACCCGCGCCGCCAGCAGGAGGCCGCCCTCATCGTCGACGCCTGCGGCCCCAGCGGCGCCGGCTTCGACGTCCAGGACATCGGCAACGAGAACTTCTTCGAGGCCGACGGCGAGCTCGCCACGGGCGCCTTCGACGTCGCGCAGTTCGCGTGGGCGGGCTCCCCGCTGAAGTCGGGCTCCGTCTCGACGTTCGAGTGCGTCCCCGAGGGTGAGCCCAAGGGCAACAACAACGGCTACTACTGCAACGAGGAGGTCGACGCCCTGCTCGAGCAGCTGACGCAGGAGCCCGACCCGGACGCGCAGCTGGAGCTCGTCACCCAGATCGAGACGATCCTCTGGGAGGACCTCGCGACGATCCCGGGCTTCACCTTCCCGGGTCTGCTCGCCACCGCCTCCGGTGTCGAGGGTGTCGTCTACAACCCGACCCAGGCCGACCTCACGTGGAACGCGTGGGAGTGGCGCAACACCGCCCAGTGA
- a CDS encoding methyltransferase family protein: MPASRGAAPSVPAWLVPAQAGLAAAHVVSGGPRLPVPDRAVAPVRVVGAVAVVTGLATAGVSAAGLGRDLTASPVPRDGAALRTRGAFARVRHPVYLGLLVASGGAVLARQRVTTLLAACGLAGLLHVKAGVEDRVLEERFGQEWRDYAARVPRLVPGLRWS, translated from the coding sequence GTGCCCGCCAGCCGAGGAGCCGCCCCGTCCGTGCCCGCGTGGCTGGTGCCGGCGCAGGCCGGGCTCGCCGCCGCCCACGTCGTGTCGGGTGGTCCGCGCCTGCCCGTCCCCGACCGCGCCGTCGCCCCCGTGCGGGTCGTCGGCGCGGTCGCGGTGGTGACGGGGCTCGCGACCGCCGGGGTCTCGGCGGCGGGTCTGGGGCGGGACCTCACCGCCTCACCCGTGCCGCGCGACGGGGCCGCCCTGCGCACCCGCGGCGCCTTCGCGCGGGTGCGGCACCCCGTCTACCTCGGTCTCCTCGTGGCGTCCGGCGGGGCGGTGCTCGCGCGGCAGCGGGTGACGACGCTCCTCGCGGCCTGCGGCCTCGCCGGTCTGCTCCACGTGAAGGCAGGCGTGGAGGACCGGGTCCTCGAGGAGCGGTTCGGGCAGGAGTGGCGGGACTACGCGGCGCGCGTGCCCCGGCTCGTGCCCGGACTCAGGTGGTCGTGA